From one Candidatus Limnocylindrales bacterium genomic stretch:
- a CDS encoding amidohydrolase family protein — protein sequence MTIRDLGFRAFDCDNHYYEAEDAFTRHIDRRMAKRAMQWAVVDGRKRLLVGGRINRFIPNPTFDPVARPGALDEFFRGRNPEGKSMPELFGRLEPIRAAYRDRDARLALMDEQGIEAAFLFPTLGVGMEEALKHDPPALVAAFGAFNRWLEEDWGFAYRERLFAAPMITLVDVDAAVAELERALERDVRVVCLRSAPVATRSGNRSPGDAMFDPFWARASEAGVTVAFHSGDSGYHRYAEDWGESSEMEAFRYSPLRLALSANPILDTMAALVCHGVFARHPRLRVATIESGSEWVALLLAKLKKAHGQMPQAFVEDPRETFCRHVWVSPYYEDDIAELRDAIGAGHILMGSDFPHAEGLAEPTAFVDELSGFSSGDIRSIMRDNGWSLARRVA from the coding sequence ATGACCATCAGGGACCTCGGCTTTCGCGCATTCGACTGCGACAACCATTACTACGAAGCCGAAGACGCGTTCACCCGGCACATCGATCGGCGCATGGCCAAGCGTGCGATGCAGTGGGCGGTCGTCGACGGGCGCAAGCGTTTGCTGGTGGGCGGCCGCATCAACCGTTTCATTCCCAATCCCACCTTCGATCCGGTGGCCAGGCCGGGAGCTCTCGACGAGTTCTTTCGCGGCAGGAATCCCGAGGGAAAATCGATGCCCGAGCTGTTCGGGCGCCTCGAGCCGATCCGTGCCGCCTATCGCGACCGTGACGCGCGCCTGGCGCTGATGGACGAGCAGGGCATCGAGGCGGCGTTCCTGTTTCCGACGCTCGGCGTCGGCATGGAGGAAGCGCTCAAGCACGACCCTCCGGCGCTCGTCGCCGCATTCGGCGCTTTCAACCGCTGGCTCGAGGAGGACTGGGGCTTCGCCTATCGCGAGCGTCTGTTCGCCGCTCCGATGATCACGCTCGTCGACGTCGATGCGGCGGTGGCCGAGCTGGAGCGGGCGCTCGAACGCGACGTGCGCGTCGTCTGTCTGCGCTCGGCGCCGGTGGCGACCCGCAGCGGGAACCGCTCGCCCGGCGACGCGATGTTCGATCCGTTCTGGGCGCGCGCCAGCGAAGCGGGCGTGACGGTCGCGTTCCATTCCGGGGACTCGGGCTACCACAGGTATGCGGAGGATTGGGGCGAGTCGTCCGAGATGGAAGCGTTCCGCTATTCGCCGCTGCGGCTGGCGCTGTCGGCCAACCCCATTCTCGACACCATGGCCGCTCTGGTCTGCCACGGCGTCTTTGCGCGTCATCCGCGTCTGCGCGTGGCGACGATCGAGTCTGGGTCGGAGTGGGTAGCGTTGTTGCTGGCGAAGCTGAAAAAGGCCCATGGGCAGATGCCGCAGGCATTCGTCGAGGATCCGCGCGAGACGTTCTGCCGCCACGTCTGGGTCTCCCCGTACTACGAGGACGACATCGCGGAGCTGCGCGATGCCATCGGCGCCGGTCACATCTTGATGGGATCGGATTTTCCGCATGCCGAGGGCCTTGCCGAGCCGACGGCGTTCGTCGACGAATTGTCAGGCTTCAGCAGCGGCGACATCCGTTCGATCATGCGCGACAATGGCTGGTCGCTGGCTCGGCGGGTGGCGTGA
- a CDS encoding nucleotidyltransferase family protein, whose amino-acid sequence MTTADGALLAPSLPAADRTLLLRALLLERDGARRAWQQWRARHPSLLDVLRRERTDAVAALLPLLQRQAERHDLELSPAEATRLRTASLREELRARLYAEVFGRMSDGLEQAGVAFLVLGGRPLAERLYERPELHHTGPAEIVIGESDAAAAAAALVAAGFRDHGRAGEAAWMRRRFEDNSGLVVAVGHTVLPHPHYHLAAPHVWKDAIVMSAAQRRVRTPALHDQLAACCVRGAWTGSRRSLLWMIDAALLARCEALRWPVLEQRLQQGHLSLPLAVVLGYLRATLEAPVPQEVVDRASRMQVSRLDLQVALAAAAAATDTSLAQLLAALRRSRRWGVGVRWAVRPDATVREWESGQPRPQPSLAAALQRPLGFVARRVRSAIHAR is encoded by the coding sequence GTGACCACGGCCGACGGGGCGCTGCTCGCGCCGTCGCTGCCCGCTGCCGACCGTACGCTGCTCCTGCGTGCGCTGCTGCTCGAACGCGATGGCGCGCGCCGGGCCTGGCAGCAATGGCGAGCGCGCCATCCCTCACTGCTCGACGTGCTCCGACGCGAGCGTACCGATGCCGTGGCGGCGCTGCTGCCGCTGCTGCAGCGCCAGGCCGAGCGCCACGATCTGGAGCTGTCGCCGGCGGAGGCGACGCGGCTGCGGACGGCCTCCCTTCGCGAGGAGCTGCGTGCACGGCTGTATGCGGAGGTGTTCGGTCGCATGAGCGACGGCCTCGAACAGGCCGGCGTCGCGTTTCTGGTTCTCGGTGGTCGCCCGTTGGCGGAGCGGCTGTACGAACGGCCCGAGCTCCACCACACCGGCCCCGCCGAGATCGTCATCGGCGAAAGCGACGCTGCGGCCGCCGCGGCAGCGCTGGTTGCTGCCGGCTTTCGCGACCACGGCCGCGCCGGCGAGGCTGCGTGGATGCGCCGTCGTTTCGAGGACAACAGCGGGCTCGTGGTCGCGGTCGGCCATACCGTTCTGCCCCATCCTCACTACCACCTCGCGGCTCCCCACGTATGGAAGGACGCGATCGTGATGAGCGCGGCGCAGCGGCGCGTGCGCACTCCCGCCTTGCACGATCAGCTCGCCGCCTGCTGCGTTCGTGGTGCGTGGACCGGCTCCCGTCGCTCGTTGCTGTGGATGATCGACGCGGCGCTTCTTGCGCGATGCGAGGCGCTGCGGTGGCCGGTCCTCGAGCAACGGCTGCAGCAAGGACACCTCTCGTTGCCGCTCGCCGTCGTGCTCGGTTACCTGCGCGCGACCCTGGAGGCGCCGGTGCCGCAGGAGGTCGTCGATCGTGCATCCCGGATGCAGGTGTCGCGGCTGGATCTGCAGGTAGCGCTCGCCGCGGCGGCAGCCGCTACCGATACGTCCCTTGCGCAGCTGCTCGCCGCTCTGCGCCGGAGCCGGCGGTGGGGCGTCGGCGTCCGGTGGGCGGTGCGGCCGGATGCGACCGTTCGTGAATGGGAGTCGGGGCAACCGCGGCCGCAGCCATCCTTGGCCGCCGCGCTGCAGCGGCCGCTGGGATTCGTCGCGCGCCGCGTGCGGAGCGCGATCCACGCACGCTGA
- a CDS encoding alpha/beta hydrolase codes for MPRAACNGIEIEYETFGDAGAAPLLLIMGLGAQMILWPEEFCEALADAGHFVIRFDNRDAGASTHLHEARMPDIAMAMAAAFAGQRVEAPYTLSDMAMDAVGLLDALAVDSAHVVGASMGGMIAQTLAIEHPARVRTLTSIMSSTGDPTLPQATAEAMSVLLTAPPLDRDGAIAHAAHVFRVIGSPGYPFDEEWVRAVATRSYDRGFDPIGTGRQLAAILASGNRTDRLTAVRVPTLVIHGKDDPLVRLEAGMATAAAIPGARLVVLEGMGHDLPRDLWARYVQEIAALTGAAPAEVRKLG; via the coding sequence ATGCCCAGAGCCGCCTGCAACGGCATCGAAATCGAGTACGAAACGTTCGGCGATGCCGGCGCGGCGCCGCTCCTGCTGATCATGGGCCTCGGCGCGCAGATGATCCTGTGGCCGGAGGAGTTCTGCGAGGCGCTGGCCGACGCCGGTCATTTCGTCATCCGCTTCGACAACCGAGACGCGGGCGCCTCCACCCATCTGCATGAGGCGCGCATGCCGGATATCGCGATGGCGATGGCGGCCGCCTTTGCCGGGCAGCGGGTTGAGGCGCCATACACGCTCAGCGACATGGCCATGGACGCGGTCGGGCTGCTCGACGCGCTCGCCGTCGACTCCGCGCATGTCGTCGGCGCCTCCATGGGCGGGATGATCGCGCAGACTCTTGCCATCGAGCATCCGGCGCGCGTGCGGACCCTGACCTCCATCATGTCCTCGACCGGCGATCCGACGCTGCCGCAGGCAACGGCCGAGGCGATGAGCGTGCTGCTGACGGCGCCGCCGCTGGATCGCGACGGCGCCATCGCCCACGCGGCGCACGTCTTCCGTGTCATCGGCAGCCCCGGCTATCCTTTCGACGAGGAGTGGGTGCGAGCGGTGGCCACGCGCTCCTACGATCGCGGCTTCGATCCGATCGGCACCGGCAGGCAGCTGGCGGCGATCCTGGCTTCCGGCAACCGCACCGACCGTCTGACCGCGGTGCGCGTGCCGACGCTGGTCATTCACGGCAAGGACGATCCGCTGGTGCGCCTGGAAGCCGGAATGGCCACGGCCGCCGCGATCCCCGGTGCACGGCTGGTCGTCCTCGAGGGCATGGGACACGACCTGCCGCGCGATCTGTGGGCGCGCTACGTGCAGGAGATCGCGGCGCTGACCGGCGCCGCCCCCGCCGAGGTCAGGAAGCTGGGCTGA
- a CDS encoding protein-L-isoaspartate(D-aspartate) O-methyltransferase: MLGTYHPSGRSSPACCACFSCVIEAPDGDRSAPAKMICFRTLHSIFSSRDGVKSKWAISLFGATLDRSNGSQAPAHGRTTRHRTPLRQAFLSPPAPDGMLFGHMANHGSVQTPFACERAALLHRIEEEVRETAEYLGIDSLDERVRQAMLDVPRHEFVPPDQIANAYLDEPLPIGFGQTISQPYIVAAMTQLLDLDKNDVVLEVGTGSGYQTAVLAQLVNKVYSIEIVEPLSRRARQTLTRLGYGNVELRCADAHDGWPEHAPYDAILMAAAGPEIPSPLLEQLAPGGRLVAPVDRGERAQMLVLIAKDHDGSLQHRAVLPVAFVPLTCAADHEADPM, translated from the coding sequence TTGCTTGGCACCTACCATCCTTCCGGGCGCAGCTCTCCTGCATGCTGCGCCTGTTTTTCGTGCGTGATTGAAGCCCCCGATGGCGACCGGAGTGCGCCAGCGAAGATGATTTGTTTCAGAACCCTGCATTCCATTTTCTCTTCGCGCGATGGAGTCAAGTCGAAGTGGGCAATTTCACTATTCGGCGCCACGCTCGACCGTTCGAACGGGTCGCAGGCTCCCGCCCATGGCCGTACGACACGGCATCGGACGCCGCTTCGACAGGCCTTTCTGTCTCCTCCCGCCCCTGATGGAATGCTGTTCGGGCACATGGCGAACCATGGTTCAGTGCAGACGCCGTTCGCGTGCGAGCGGGCCGCCCTTCTCCACCGCATCGAGGAGGAGGTCCGGGAAACCGCGGAGTACCTGGGCATCGACAGCCTCGATGAGCGCGTCCGGCAGGCCATGCTGGACGTTCCGCGCCACGAGTTCGTTCCGCCCGACCAGATCGCCAACGCATACTTGGACGAGCCACTGCCCATCGGCTTCGGACAAACCATCTCTCAGCCATACATCGTAGCGGCGATGACCCAGCTCCTGGACCTCGACAAGAACGACGTGGTGCTCGAGGTGGGAACCGGCTCCGGCTATCAGACCGCCGTCCTGGCGCAGCTGGTGAACAAGGTCTATTCGATCGAGATCGTCGAGCCGCTCAGTCGTCGCGCGCGCCAGACGCTCACGCGTCTGGGGTATGGCAACGTCGAGCTACGCTGCGCGGATGCGCACGACGGCTGGCCGGAGCATGCACCGTACGATGCCATCCTCATGGCGGCTGCGGGCCCCGAGATCCCCTCGCCGTTGCTCGAGCAACTTGCTCCGGGCGGTCGTCTGGTCGCGCCGGTGGATCGCGGCGAGCGCGCGCAGATGCTCGTACTCATCGCGAAGGATCACGACGGCAGCCTCCAGCACCGCGCGGTGCTGCCGGTGGCCTTCGTTCCGCTCACGTGCGCGGCCGATCATGAAGCTGATCCGATGTGA
- a CDS encoding DUF3604 domain-containing protein — MRRHPGAPFLLAASLLGLLAPWASGTAASFERTEHREPCAAYNELRSPFFGDLHVHTSLSFDANALGVRNLPADAYRFARGEPLGLQPYAAGGQPRRTVRLSRPLDFAAVTDHAELLGELHLCQTPGSPAYDSLVCTTYRRWPLLTYFFVASRMLSIAGPERYSFCGEEGVGCREAGVGPWQIIRDAAEQAYDRTSACTFTSFVAYEWSGGPGGYMTHRNVIFADERAPRLPVSFLDASDGDKLWTRLEEECEREGCRFVTIPHNTNLSGGLLFESAANDAFDAASARRRARHEPLLEVLQHKGDSECRATAADELCNFEKLPFARMEEQPFPFRWQPPGALTFARDILSEGLRIQRRIGVNPYEMGVIAATDTHLAAAGLADESGYPGHGAGGDVTRHEIPLVPDSLAFNPGGLAVLWAEENSRDALFAAIRRREAYGTSGPRMLVRFFGGWTYPSDICASTDLVERGYRDGVPMGGSLGAATGGAAPVFIVSAMQDAGTGEQPGTPLERVQIVKLWVEGDEAREKTYDVALAAGAEGAPDPETCAEPAAHGAASLCTAWRDPDFDGSEPALYYARVVERPSCRWSARVCEDNGVRCKDGSSVPRELAYCCDGSAPRLIRERAWTSPIFFSPAS; from the coding sequence CGTCGGGCACGGCCGCATCGTTCGAGCGAACCGAGCATCGCGAGCCGTGCGCAGCCTACAACGAGCTGCGATCTCCGTTCTTCGGCGACCTTCACGTGCACACTTCGCTGTCGTTCGATGCCAATGCGCTCGGCGTGCGAAACCTGCCCGCGGATGCGTATCGTTTCGCACGCGGCGAGCCGCTGGGACTGCAGCCCTACGCCGCCGGCGGCCAGCCGCGCCGCACCGTGCGCCTGAGCCGGCCGCTGGACTTCGCTGCCGTCACCGATCACGCCGAGCTGCTCGGCGAGCTGCACCTGTGCCAGACGCCAGGCTCCCCCGCGTACGACTCGCTGGTGTGCACGACCTACCGGCGCTGGCCTTTGCTGACGTATTTCTTCGTGGCCAGCCGGATGCTCAGCATCGCCGGCCCCGAACGCTACAGCTTCTGCGGCGAGGAAGGCGTCGGATGCCGAGAGGCCGGCGTGGGCCCGTGGCAGATCATTCGCGACGCGGCCGAGCAGGCCTACGACCGCACCTCGGCATGCACGTTCACGAGCTTCGTCGCCTATGAGTGGAGCGGAGGCCCCGGCGGATACATGACCCATCGCAACGTGATCTTCGCCGACGAGCGCGCGCCGCGCCTGCCGGTCAGCTTCCTCGATGCCTCCGACGGCGACAAGCTGTGGACGCGCCTCGAAGAAGAGTGCGAGCGCGAAGGCTGCCGCTTCGTCACGATCCCGCACAACACCAACCTCTCCGGCGGCCTGCTGTTCGAGTCCGCGGCCAACGACGCATTCGACGCGGCCTCGGCGCGCCGGCGCGCGCGCCACGAGCCGCTGCTCGAAGTCCTGCAGCACAAGGGCGATTCGGAATGCCGCGCGACCGCGGCCGACGAGCTCTGCAATTTCGAGAAGCTTCCCTTCGCGCGCATGGAGGAGCAGCCGTTTCCATTCCGCTGGCAGCCGCCGGGCGCTCTCACGTTCGCTCGCGACATCCTGTCGGAAGGTCTGCGCATCCAGCGCCGCATCGGCGTCAACCCCTACGAGATGGGCGTCATCGCGGCCACCGATACGCATCTGGCGGCGGCAGGCCTCGCCGACGAAAGCGGCTATCCCGGCCACGGCGCCGGCGGCGACGTCACTCGCCACGAGATTCCGCTGGTGCCCGACTCGCTCGCGTTCAACCCCGGCGGACTGGCCGTGCTCTGGGCGGAGGAGAACTCGCGCGATGCGCTCTTTGCCGCCATCCGCCGCCGCGAAGCCTACGGCACCAGCGGACCGCGCATGCTGGTGCGCTTCTTCGGCGGCTGGACCTACCCGAGCGACATCTGCGCGAGCACCGACCTGGTCGAGCGCGGCTACCGCGACGGCGTTCCGATGGGCGGCAGCCTCGGCGCAGCCACCGGCGGCGCGGCTCCAGTCTTCATCGTCTCGGCCATGCAGGATGCCGGAACCGGCGAGCAGCCGGGCACGCCGCTCGAGCGCGTGCAGATCGTCAAGCTGTGGGTCGAGGGGGATGAGGCGCGCGAGAAGACCTACGACGTTGCCCTGGCCGCCGGCGCCGAGGGAGCGCCCGATCCCGAGACGTGCGCGGAGCCGGCGGCGCACGGAGCGGCGAGCCTCTGCACTGCATGGCGCGATCCGGACTTCGATGGGAGTGAGCCCGCGCTCTACTACGCGCGGGTGGTCGAGCGGCCGAGCTGCCGGTGGTCGGCGCGCGTGTGCGAAGACAACGGCGTGCGCTGCAAGGACGGCAGCAGCGTGCCGCGCGAGCTCGCGTACTGCTGCGACGGCAGCGCGCCACGCCTGATCCGCGAGCGCGCCTGGACCTCCCCGATTTTCTTCAGCCCAGCTTCCTGA